The following are encoded together in the Oreochromis aureus strain Israel breed Guangdong linkage group 18, ZZ_aureus, whole genome shotgun sequence genome:
- the cdc7 gene encoding cell division cycle 7-related protein kinase isoform X2: MEFSPACAEPSTDGCLMKADRGHKKRKISPEVEMDIEFLYKAVPQLAKVFRIIDKIGEGTFSSVYLGEVQMRDGRREMFALKHLIPTSHPTRIAAELQCLTVAGGRENVMGVTYCFRKEDHVVIVMPYMEHQAIVDIIGSLSFEEVRLYIYHLLKALKHIHQFGIIHRDIKPNNFLYNRKNKMYALVDFGLAQGTADTQIELLKDLMGLHKAPRTVFGERNLNSCTPALSNTKQAAIRTELVKPSKTEGAASRKYSSATRAPLPVRTQSSSQRPVQRGLTCNCYLTDRVCNVCLSRKSQVAPRAGTPGFRAPEVLTKCPNQGTAIDMWSAGVILLSLLSGRYPFFKASDDMIALVQIMTLRGSRETIKAGKSFGKAVVCSRELPRQDLRTLCETLRGLRPSPDNKVTPLPEATADSTDTHHHKIQDDTPTHRPTERTLKPHKEEADETPAELLCSHTNKNKHSGGNDTATRLPKQKKVEEEEDERGWDRVPDEAYDLLDKLLDLNPSTRITAAQALQHPLFKDL; encoded by the exons ATGGAGTTTTCTCCTGCCTGCGCTGAGCCCAGCACAGACGGATGCCTTATGAAAGCTGACAGAGGTCACAAGAAACGGAAAATCTCCC CGGAAGTGGAGATGGACATTGAGTTTCTTTACAAAGCTGTTCCTCAGCTAGCCAAGGTTTTCCGCATTATAGACAAAATTGGAGAAG GTACGTTCAGCTCAGTATACTTGGGTGAGGTGCAGATGCGAGATGGGAGGAGAGAGATGTTTGCACTGAAGCATCTCATCCCAACAAGCCATCCCACACGCATTGCTGCTGAGCTTCAGTGTCTCACTGTTGCAGG AGGCAGAGAGAATGTAATGGGAGTGACATACTGCTTCAGGAAGGAGGATCACGTGGTGATTGTAATGCCCTACATGGAGCATCAAGCCATTGTG GATATCATTGGGTCGCTAAGTTTTGAAGAGGTCCGCCTGTACATCTACCACCTGTTAAAGGCTCTGAAACACATCCACCAGTTTGGCATAATTCATCGAGACATCAAGCCAAACAATTTCCTCTACAACAGAAAGAACAAAAT GTACGCACTGGTGGATTTTGGCCTGGCACAGGGTACAGCTGACACCCAGATTGAGCTATTGAAG GATTTGATGGGATTACACAAAGCGCCACGGACTGTGTTTGGAGAGAGGAACCTGAACAGCTGCACACCAGCTCTCTCCAACACCAAACAAGCTGCCATTAGGACAGAG CTGGTAAAACCAAGTAAAACAGAGGGTGCAGCCAGCCGTAAGTACTCTTCAGCCACCCGGGCTCCCCTGCCTGTCAGGACCCAGAGCAGCAGTCAGAGACCCGTACAGCGAGGCCTAACCTGTAACTGCTACCTAACTGATCGAGTCTGCAACGTCTGCTTGTCCAG AAAGTCGCAGGTGGCGCCCAGGGCAGGAACTCCAGGGTTTAGAGCACCAGAAGTCCTCACAAAGTGTCCCAACCAAGGCACAG CCATAGACATGTGGTCAGCTGGTGTGATCCTGCTCTCACTGCTCAGTGGCCGTTACCCATTCTTTAAGGCCAGCGATGACATGATTGCGCTCGTTCAGATCATGACCCTACGAGGCTCCAGAGAGACCATCAAGGCTGGCAAGTCGTTCG GTAAAGCGGTGGTGTGCAGTCGGGAGCTCCCTCGACAGGACCTCAGGACCCTGTGTGAGACGCTCAGAGGATTGAGGCCATCGCCAGATAACAAAGTCACACCACTTCCTGAGGCTACGGCAGATTCCACTGACACTCATCATCACAAGATCCAAGATGATACACCCACACACCGTCCCACTGAAAGAACACTCAAACCACACAAAGAGGAAGCAGATGAAACTCCTGCAGAACTCTTGTGTAGTCACACGAACAAGAACAAACATTCAGGTGGTAATGACACCGCAACTCGCCttccaaaacagaaaaaggtggaagaggaggaggatgagcgTGGCTGGGACAGAGTTCCCGATGAGGCTTACGACCTGCTGGATAAGCTGCTGGATCTGAACCCTTCCACCAGGATCACAGCTGCTCAGGCTCTTCAACACCCGCTGTTCAAAGACCTGTGA
- the cdc7 gene encoding cell division cycle 7-related protein kinase isoform X1, with product MEFSPACAEPSTDGCLMKADRGHKKRKISPEVEMDIEFLYKAVPQLAKVFRIIDKIGEGTFSSVYLGEVQMRDGRREMFALKHLIPTSHPTRIAAELQCLTVAGGRENVMGVTYCFRKEDHVVIVMPYMEHQAIVDIIGSLSFEEVRLYIYHLLKALKHIHQFGIIHRDIKPNNFLYNRKNKMYALVDFGLAQGTADTQIELLKVVRQRPSQKGGGSTGKQVAAQRSKAPPKLSSKTTTVSTSLPLPARQQIPPPHSSSSSSTTTTSSSTSRKALIKKAHSATTTVTTSRTKHTKDLMGLHKAPRTVFGERNLNSCTPALSNTKQAAIRTELVKPSKTEGAASRKYSSATRAPLPVRTQSSSQRPVQRGLTCNCYLTDRVCNVCLSRKSQVAPRAGTPGFRAPEVLTKCPNQGTAIDMWSAGVILLSLLSGRYPFFKASDDMIALVQIMTLRGSRETIKAGKSFGKAVVCSRELPRQDLRTLCETLRGLRPSPDNKVTPLPEATADSTDTHHHKIQDDTPTHRPTERTLKPHKEEADETPAELLCSHTNKNKHSGGNDTATRLPKQKKVEEEEDERGWDRVPDEAYDLLDKLLDLNPSTRITAAQALQHPLFKDL from the exons ATGGAGTTTTCTCCTGCCTGCGCTGAGCCCAGCACAGACGGATGCCTTATGAAAGCTGACAGAGGTCACAAGAAACGGAAAATCTCCC CGGAAGTGGAGATGGACATTGAGTTTCTTTACAAAGCTGTTCCTCAGCTAGCCAAGGTTTTCCGCATTATAGACAAAATTGGAGAAG GTACGTTCAGCTCAGTATACTTGGGTGAGGTGCAGATGCGAGATGGGAGGAGAGAGATGTTTGCACTGAAGCATCTCATCCCAACAAGCCATCCCACACGCATTGCTGCTGAGCTTCAGTGTCTCACTGTTGCAGG AGGCAGAGAGAATGTAATGGGAGTGACATACTGCTTCAGGAAGGAGGATCACGTGGTGATTGTAATGCCCTACATGGAGCATCAAGCCATTGTG GATATCATTGGGTCGCTAAGTTTTGAAGAGGTCCGCCTGTACATCTACCACCTGTTAAAGGCTCTGAAACACATCCACCAGTTTGGCATAATTCATCGAGACATCAAGCCAAACAATTTCCTCTACAACAGAAAGAACAAAAT GTACGCACTGGTGGATTTTGGCCTGGCACAGGGTACAGCTGACACCCAGATTGAGCTATTGAAGGTGGTGAGACAGAGACCATCACAGAAAGGTGGAGGGTCCACAGGGAAACAAGTGGCTGCACAGCGGAGCAAAGCACCGCCTAAACTCTCTTCAAAAACCACAACAGTCTCCACCTCTCTTCCACTGCCTGCACGGCAGCAAATACCCCCACCACattcctcctcatcttcctccaccaccaccacatctTCTTCAACCTCTCGAAAAGCACTGATTAAAAAAGCACATTCTGCTACCACCACTGTGACCACCTCTCGCACAAAGCACACAAAG GATTTGATGGGATTACACAAAGCGCCACGGACTGTGTTTGGAGAGAGGAACCTGAACAGCTGCACACCAGCTCTCTCCAACACCAAACAAGCTGCCATTAGGACAGAG CTGGTAAAACCAAGTAAAACAGAGGGTGCAGCCAGCCGTAAGTACTCTTCAGCCACCCGGGCTCCCCTGCCTGTCAGGACCCAGAGCAGCAGTCAGAGACCCGTACAGCGAGGCCTAACCTGTAACTGCTACCTAACTGATCGAGTCTGCAACGTCTGCTTGTCCAG AAAGTCGCAGGTGGCGCCCAGGGCAGGAACTCCAGGGTTTAGAGCACCAGAAGTCCTCACAAAGTGTCCCAACCAAGGCACAG CCATAGACATGTGGTCAGCTGGTGTGATCCTGCTCTCACTGCTCAGTGGCCGTTACCCATTCTTTAAGGCCAGCGATGACATGATTGCGCTCGTTCAGATCATGACCCTACGAGGCTCCAGAGAGACCATCAAGGCTGGCAAGTCGTTCG GTAAAGCGGTGGTGTGCAGTCGGGAGCTCCCTCGACAGGACCTCAGGACCCTGTGTGAGACGCTCAGAGGATTGAGGCCATCGCCAGATAACAAAGTCACACCACTTCCTGAGGCTACGGCAGATTCCACTGACACTCATCATCACAAGATCCAAGATGATACACCCACACACCGTCCCACTGAAAGAACACTCAAACCACACAAAGAGGAAGCAGATGAAACTCCTGCAGAACTCTTGTGTAGTCACACGAACAAGAACAAACATTCAGGTGGTAATGACACCGCAACTCGCCttccaaaacagaaaaaggtggaagaggaggaggatgagcgTGGCTGGGACAGAGTTCCCGATGAGGCTTACGACCTGCTGGATAAGCTGCTGGATCTGAACCCTTCCACCAGGATCACAGCTGCTCAGGCTCTTCAACACCCGCTGTTCAAAGACCTGTGA